One genomic segment of Gammaproteobacteria bacterium includes these proteins:
- a CDS encoding carboxylating nicotinate-nucleotide diphosphorylase, whose protein sequence is MQMPDPNPSVALALTEDVGNGDLTAALIPEDAQAEATVISREPAVLCGAAWFDTVFRQLDSQIAIEWQVADGDLVTPDQLLCTLRGPARSLLTGERTALNFLQMLSSTATLARRYADEVAGTKATILDTRKTLPGLRLAQKYAVRCGGCQNHRIGLFDAVLIKENHIMAAGSISNAITAARRLHPGVTVEVEVENVAELEEALAAHPDIIMLDNFDLTAMAEAVKITGGRVKLEASGNVNFDTVRSIAETGVDYISIGGLTKDVRAIDLSMRFHTL, encoded by the coding sequence ATGCAAATGCCTGATCCTAACCCTAGCGTCGCTCTAGCATTAACCGAGGATGTCGGCAACGGTGATTTGACAGCGGCTCTGATCCCAGAAGACGCCCAGGCTGAGGCGACAGTTATCAGCCGCGAACCGGCCGTGCTGTGCGGCGCAGCCTGGTTTGATACGGTATTCCGCCAACTGGATTCACAGATAGCCATTGAATGGCAAGTGGCTGACGGTGACCTTGTGACGCCGGACCAATTGCTTTGCACCCTGCGCGGCCCGGCGCGATCCTTGTTGACGGGCGAACGCACCGCGCTCAATTTTCTGCAAATGCTGTCTAGCACCGCTACCCTAGCTCGTCGCTATGCCGATGAGGTGGCGGGGACCAAGGCCACGATTCTCGACACCCGTAAAACTCTCCCCGGCCTGCGGTTGGCGCAGAAGTACGCGGTGCGCTGCGGTGGCTGCCAGAACCATCGCATTGGCCTGTTTGACGCCGTGCTAATCAAGGAAAATCACATTATGGCCGCTGGCTCCATCAGCAACGCCATCACCGCCGCCCGTCGCCTGCATCCCGGCGTCACGGTCGAAGTGGAAGTAGAAAACGTTGCGGAACTGGAAGAAGCGCTGGCCGCTCACCCTGACATCATCATGCTGGACAACTTTGATCTAACGGCTATGGCTGAAGCGGTGAAAATCACCGGTGGGCGAGTCAAACTGGAGGCATCCGGCAATGTCAATTTCGACACGGTTCGCTCAATTGCCGAAACCGGCGTCGATTATATTTCGATTGGCGGCTTAACTAAGGATGTGCGGGCCATCGATTTATCAATGCGGTTTCACACTCTCTAA